Within Fusarium fujikuroi IMI 58289 draft genome, chromosome FFUJ_chr08, the genomic segment CCGCCATACTGAGACCCGCACTTTGagcaaggaagaaggctgccaGATATGGACTCGGGCTAGGATATCTGGATCAGAGAAATAATCCGTTAGCGCgctccaagctccttggTACGCTTGAATCAGCGAGTTACGCAGGTAAACTTCCAAGTCACCGTTGTGTGCCTCGGGATCAGACAGGCCAAGTGCTGCTATTAGACTCTGAACTTCAGGCATCATACTAAATACTTGCTGGATAAGGACATCTGCTGAAATGTTTGTAATTTTGGCGATGAGAACCCCGGATGAAAAAAGGCAAATAGGTTTGGATGGCGGCCGTGGATCCCTTTGATAGCACCGAGTTACCCCTGCGGTTATAGTGATAAGATTGCGGTCTAGAACCAAATTCTGGCTGATCTAAACAGGCAATAAGGAGGTTTAAGTGGTGCAAGATTCggtcttatcttatcagcaagCACTACTACGGAAGCTCGGCTCAGAAGGGACCGTTAACCGTATTTCCACCAATTGCACCTCAGCAGAAGTGACCATTATTGGTAAGGAAGTAAGCAAAGGTGTTCACAGCCCTACGTGGCTCAGTATTTTAGATAACGCTCGAGTCAGTATTAACGCAAGAAATTTGACTTCTGTGTTGTGCATGTAGCGGATTGTACTTCTAGGTTAGAGGCTAACTATTTTGCACCTTTATCTACTGTGCTGATCTCATGTTCTGAACACACAGAATCCTCTGCCCGCATGCTCAAAATTGGAAATTCCACAATATTTTCACCTTCCAGGTATCCTTCGGTAGCTGCTAAATGCTCAAAGGCAAGTTCAGAAGTTGCCTGACCGTATGGAAGGACTTCGGCCCGGAAAACCAAGTTTACTGCATGGTACAATACTGCTGCTGCAGTAAAGCAGATAACCCAGCCTGTCTGGTATATGTGAGTCGCAGCCATAGCCACCCAGGTCGGATGATAGGCTCCGATTAGTCCTGGAATGCCAAATACTGCTGAGCAGACCCAACATCCAAGCGCCCTTAGGTTCCAACCACAGGTGTAAAAGTATAGTGAGCTCTTGGAAGGGTTGAATAGCGACGGAGTATGGATGTTTCCACGTttgataaagaaataatcaACAATGATGATCTGAGCATGTGAGTTTCTAAAGACCTCAGAGTGTGCAACCGTGAGAGGGCTTACTTACAGCACAGATTGGGGAAATAAAGCAATTATAGCTGCCtagaaatattaagaaaGCCGATCCAGAAGCTACAGATGAGGTACAATGTGTCAGCGTTTAATCTCCATATAGAAACAAAGAAAGCAGAAGTATATAGAGTCTTACTAAGGAGCTTCCACGGAACAATGGCGAGGGATAAGACTCCGCAACAAATCTGTCCCCGTACAATTGTAAACAACTTGGGGACCAGACCAGTAACATCGGCTCCTGAAACACCTGTTAGAATCGTCATATAACTTCCTAGAGAAGCCCAGCCTTACCGAAAGGAATAGCATTGCAGCCAATATTCACGCCCAACACCGACAGAGCAAATCCAAACGAGGCGAAAAAGCACCCAGCTCGAGCTGCTGGACCCCAAAATCGATCAAGAATTGCGTTGAGAAGATCCCACTGGTTCCAGTATGCGTGTCCGAATTTACCTTGCACTGCCGCTGTAGCACCAATGCCGAAAAAGAAAATCAGCGTCTtactgaagaagatggacgATGCTTGCCTCCAGCCGGCATCCTTTGGCCGACGGGTGTATCGAGTAAGGTCGGGTTGCTGGATCGTTAGACTAGCCTCAGAGACCGCAAAAGCGTCGTGGATTTAGTTATACTCACATTGACTAGCAGTGCAGACGTGACGCCTAAACAGCTATTTATTCCATTGAGCATCGCCCATCCAAGGGCTCCCCCTTTTGCTTCGGTAGTGGATGAAAGAGAATTCATACGAATCCCTCCTCCGTATTGAACACACCAAGCGAAGACGCCGATACAGGTTAGAGGACAGATTATTGACTCGGCCTAGGACTTGTTAGGCTCAGTACGTGACGAAAGGTCTACAAGAATATACAAACCGCGAACAAAAACTTTATCTTGCGTGGATGGACTGCCAGAAAGGGCATTTCAATGATCCAGaacaagaaaaaggctaGAAGATCCCTAGAAGTGATGCCAGCGTTGGCAGGCAAGTGATTCGTCATATGCCACCAGGAATCTCCAAAGACGCATCTCAGGAGAACGCTGAGTAACTGGGACCCAAAGTATGACTGGACTCCAAACCTGTAATACCGTCAGTACAAAGCCTCCTTTCTCTTAGTTCGGTGATCAGAGGTTGGCTTACCAGATAGTAGCGACTACAGCTCGGATCCAAACGAAGAAGAACTGGCCATACCTACACTTGCGGTTAGTAAGTTGGTTGAGTTGAGATTTCCAATCAATCGGGACGTGATGACTAACATTCCGAAAACACTTCGAGCCAGGACGGGATAGCCAACATGGTACCTTGCACCTGGTcggccaagagcaagagcAACAGAAGATGAAATCAAGTTGGCCTTGTCCGACATTAGCTGCTGCTCTTTTCCCACGGTATTACAACTCTTACGATGATGCATGAAACCAGAGCTTGATGCCAGTTCAGGCCGACAGCAATCAAACTCGCTCCGTTCGACCATTGACTTGCATTGAATGCGTTCTATACATTAGCGCAAAGAGTTAGCCATATAAACGAGAACAGAGGAAAACGGGATGCTGGCTTACACCCCACCAATAACTGCTAAGTGAGATCCTGGATCAACGATCAGCAATTGGTATAGAACTCTCATCTTCATAATGGCACGCACCAAGACCATGTTCTTGCATCCGGCGGAGTAGGAGCGAGATCCTTGTTGATCCAAGCCGAGGACTTAGTTCCATCGGCAGAATTGGTAGTCAACACTGCCTTCCATGCAGCCTTCGATCGGGGAACTTGCGGCATCTTCATAGTGGATCAGGCGGAAGGTAATCAGGTGGTTAGCTGTCGTTTGTGAGTTTCTCTCAACAGGGTGAGGTCATGCTGGAACTTATACAGCTATGATGGCTTTTAGCTTGTGATTTAACGTATCAGCAAGGCCGCACCAGGTATGACTGGCGTCGTGTTTTGTCGGATGATGTGTGCAACTCGCTATCTGTCGGAACGGCCATATCGTTATCGAAGACAAGCGCTAAAGTGGCGATACAACTTATCTGTCTCAAGATAGCGATATAATCGGGTTGGCCCGACGCTAAGGATTCTCCAGGTTGAACGCGGACCATTCCGAACCAGGTTATCTTGAGCTACATAAAGTcgaaataataaaaaaacaaGTTTTTAGTTCTTGATACTCTCGGCTATGGTAACGATTGTTTTGCTGAATCTCAGCTCCTTTCCACTCTACGAACGTTAGATTTCTTATCGCCGCATACCCATCCGCGAACCTTCGCATTTCAATCCATCCGTGGCGCAGAACACTATGCAAGAATTTGATACCATCCTGCGCAATGCCCATGTCAATGGCTCCTTCGTTTGCGATATAGGCATTAAAAGAGGGATCATCGTTGCCATGGGTATTGGCCTTGTTGCCACCGAAGACACGCAAACAATTGACTGCAATGGGGCCATTGTGACTCCaggtggtgttgatggccaTGTCCACCTGTCTCAAGATCGTTCGCCCAGAGCTAAGGAAGCAGGTTATACTAGTGCCGATACAGGTACGCATGCGTTCTTCCTCCTCACGTGGTGCTTACCGCTAACCCCAGCACAGTCGACACTGGGACTCGGAGTGCCATTGCTGGAGGCACAACAACAGTCATCTTGTTTGCAGAGCAATCTCGGGGTCAGTCTTTGAAAGAGCAAGTTGGAAAATACCATGAACTTGTCAATGAACAAGGTTCATATGCCGACTACGGGTTCCATGCCATCATCACCGACCCCACTGCAAAGGTGCTAGAACAAGAACTTCCAGAGCTTGCCCAGTCAGGTATAATGAGCATGAAGCTATTCCTCACATACAAGCATATGAGGATTTCGGATCGCCAGGTACTCTCAGCTCTACAAAAGGCACGGGAGCTAGGAATGGTGGCACTAGTACACGCAGAAAATGGGGATCTTGTGGATTTTTTCACTGAGCATTTAGAGGCCCAAGGGCTCACTGACCCAAGGTTCAAGGCAATAGCGCATCCTCcagaggctgaggctgaagctgTCAATCGTGCTATTACATTCTCTTCAGTCATGGATACGCCGATGCTTATCGTTCATGTCTCTGTTCGACAATCGATGGATGTTATTCGCAAAGCCCAATCACTATTGAGGCCGGTATTTGCGGAGACATGTCCTCAGTATCTTCTACTGGGGAAGGAGAATCTTGACAGGGATCACTTCTGTGGTGCAAAATTCGTCTGCTCACCACCTTTGCGCAGTGACCCAAAGGACATTGAGGAAATATGGAGAGGAATTATTAACGGCACATTTACCATATTTTCATCGGACCACTGCCCATATCGGTAAGAAATCACGTCTTATTTATTGCTGCTTCGGAGGAGTTAACTTACACCAACTTAGGTTTCACGACAGCAGGGGGAAGAAGTTAGGTCATTCATATAGTAAAAATGGTGAGGTTCAAGGAGTGTAAGTTCCAAGTTAGCGACATGTACCTGGCTAGGGCTGACCATCATTGAGCTTTACTAAAATACCAAACGGCCTTCCTGGAGTCGAAACTCGGTTGCCCTTACTCTTCTCCGAAGGTGTCCTCAAGCGTCAGTGCATTGATGTGAAGAGATTTGTCGAACTCACGTCTGAAAACCCAGCGAAATTGTATGGTCTCTATCCGCGCAAGGGTGCCATACAAATTGGATCAGACGCCGATATTGTCATTTGGCACACACAAGATACGTTCCCACCTAGAAAGTTGGTACACAGTCTACACCTGCATGATGGCTGTGACTACTCGCCATATGAGGGCATTGAGTTTTTGAACTGGCCTCGTATTGTTCTCGTACGGGGCAAGGTGGTCTTTCAGGATGGTTATATAACAGGCACCAAGGACTATGGCCAATTCTTGAAAAGGAAAACATGCGCTCTCCCATATCAACGGCGAATGGAAAAGGAATGGGATGTGCTGCGTGCTTCTATGTAAGCTGCATGGCAAGCAAAGGCTTCAGTAGCATGGCTCTGACTTATAGACTTGGCATTAGAAGACAATAGAAAATACATTTGAATCGACTTTGATATCTCATAATAAGCACTGGTTTGTAGTGTTCTTTTTATTTCCAACTATAGATATCTAAATGTCCTGGTCAGTTTCGATACTGAATAATGAACCCCATTCACTAGCAAGGCATGAAGTTGCCATGCCGAGTTGTCGAAGCATACCGTACAGTACAGTGGCGACCGAGTCTAAAACTGTAATGGAATACTTCCTTTCCCAGAATATCGCTCTTTGAGCAGCCGCAAGGTTGGTACACATGATAAGAATGACCCGGCCACCATTCGCGACAACCTTTGCGACCATCCCATCCAAGTCGTTCTCTTGAACACCCGCAAAATCAAAATTTGTCGTTAAGCCGGAGCACTGTGATCTTGACGTCGCTATGGGGAGCCCCTCGGTTGTAAAGTTCTCGCAGATTGAAACATTAACCTTCGCCACGTATGGTGTTACGAGGCCAATCTCTGGAGCCACCTTTAGACGTAAAATATCTCTTATCGCCAACACCGATGAAGTTGCCGGAATACCGGTGGTGTTCTCAATCACCTGACATAAAGTCTCGTCTGTAGAAAACCCCAGCCAGGCTGCGGATGTGCCGCTCCAGCCAATGATGTCGACTTTGGCATCCGCTAAAAGCCCCGCTGCGTTGAGCATCGACTCTAGGGTGAATTGAGATTTTGAATCGTCAGACAGTTCGATCTTCGTAACCCGAAACCTCGCAAAATGCAGGCTAGCTTCTATTCCCGTCTTTGTCAGGCTGGAGATCATTTGCTGCGTCATCGGTTCCAGTATTGTGTTTGATGACGGTACGATGAGTCCAAAACGAACTTTACGTGAAATAGGTGTTGTGTCCATTATTGTCGGCGAAAGTTTCATATGACCCTCGTTAGATTGATGCTGACATGATTGAAAATGTACTGCAATTAAAACAAAAATATCATGCGTCAGGCGTTGCACCCTAAGCAGATGGGCTACCGCTAGGCAAGTTGTAAAGGAAATGTAATTACGGATAGTGACGGGCGCCATGTGTCGGAATGGTCCGCAATCAGAGATAAGAGATAGATACGGAGCCACTCATAAGAGCTATGTGCATCTCCGAGCTAGGCTGCACTCTGCTAGCCTAAGTATCGGGCCATTCCGATTCCGATATCAGCGAGGCATAAACATCAATCCATAACTCGGGTCACGTCCGTACCTCCACAATCTCTGAAAGCTATCGCTCTGATCCGACTCTATCATGGAAGGTGACAATATGGCCGAATATGGGCGTCCTGCCAAACGACCTCGGGTCTTGGTCGCCTGTCAGAGATGCAAAAGCCGACGACAGAAGGTAAGATGAGAATCAACTCCACTGTCGCGATCCAGCTCCAAGCTAACTAAGACAAAACTAGTGCGACAACTCGAGCCCAGCCTGTTCAAATTGCGACAAAGCAAATGTATCGTGTGTATACAGCAACCAAGCCTACCCATCCTCTTACGTCAAGAGGCTGGAAGAGCGAGTTCGCCAACTCGAGGCGAATGAAGCGGCCGTCCAGTGTTCTTCAACCGAGGTTCCCAATACCAGGAATCTTTGTTCAAGACCAGCGGGGGACTTTCCAACCACTGTTCCTTCTGAGAGCCCTTCGTCAAGCCGTTCACCAGAAATTACCGATGTGACCTCTGTAGCAGATCGTTCTGGTCAACTTGCGTTAGGTTTGGGGGTCTTGTCTTCGTGCGCAGGGGCTGAACCTCATTACTTTGGCTTCTCAGCTGGCCTAAGCCTTGCACATTTCGTTCAAGTTGCAATCGACACAGGCGAAAACCCTGTAGATGTTTCTCTACCTCAGCTCGCAGACAGACCATTTTCTCACCAAGTGCCAAAACCCAACACCACGTTGGCCGAACCTCCCACATATAATGCAGGAGCTAGTTATATACGGGCTTACCTGGCCCTTGTGCATCCACTATATCctttcttggacttggacaGGCTGTGGCAATTACATCGTTCTATCACTAAACGGCGAGGCAGACAAGAATCTGCTAGCCCTGAACAGATTGACTTGACGATAATGCATTTGGTGTACGCCATCGGGTCCAGATGCCTCCAGCTTCTACAGAAATTTAGCATTTCGAGCACAGTCTCCGAGGGACATTTCCTCCGAGCGATGGAACATATTCGTCAGGACCTCAAATTTACAAGTGCGAAGTCTATCGAGGTGACGTTACTTCTGGCCATTCATTCAATGCGCTCCCCCTATGGTAGGTTAATCCTTATCAATGATCCTTCTactcatccttctcctcactGACAAGGTAATGACAATCAAAGGTATCAGTGTATGGCATCTTGCCGGCCTGGCTATTCGTCAGTGTCTCGAACTCGGACTACACAAACAACGCCTCGTAGATCGCCAGAATGTAGAGTTAGACCAATATCGGAAAAGACTGTTTTGGAGTGCCTATATTTTTGAGAGGAAAACAGCTTTAGTTCTAGGTCGGCCATTTGCTCTCTCAGACGAAGAAATTGATCTTCCTTTGCCAGCGGATATGAAAGATGGGAATTATGCCACTACTCAAGACGACACGCGCCAAAACGACCCGAACCACATGTCGCAGTACAAAACGACTCTACTGTTTCACCGACAACATATTCAGCTTTACCAAATCCACAGCGAAATTCGCCTGGCCCTGTTACGCATGAAGAAAGTCCCATTAAAGGAGGACCTGCGAACTACGACGTCCAAATTGCTTCAGCATTTAGACCAGTGGAAAAGACAAGTTCTGACAACATTCCGGGAAGACATTTCTGAGGCATCTGATAATACTAGAAGGCTTACAGACCCTTTTCTAGAACAGGACAATGCTGACAGCGAGTCGTCGTCTTCAGAAACTCCCCAGCACCAATCCTTAGTCAACAGACCTGTGGAGATGGAAAAGAATGAGCTTCTACTAGAATACCACAAAGCACGAAGGTCTTTGCTTCAACCCTTGATGACGGAAAACTGTCACAGTTGCCCATTTGAGATAGCTGACTACGCGGCATGCGCCGAGTCATCTGGGCAAATATGCCGGCTTTATAGGCGCCTCCATCGTCTCTCACCTGTTCCATTCTCACTGAGAGACCTCCACGCCGTTTTTCTTGCTGGGTTCACGTTACTTTACTGTATCCGTGCTTGTCCCTCGATATATTCGGTGGAGCGCGTCGGCGATGTTGGGGCCTGTTCCACTGTATTGTATGTCATTACAGAACAGTGGTCAAGCGCAAAGAAGTACCGCGATGCTTTCGAGACAATCGCAGAGAAGATGCTCGATACCGTGAAAGGACAGAATCTTGGAGGTCAAGGTAATGAAGGCTCGTCAAGCCAAGAGACACATTGCGCGACAACGGTTAACAGACCGAGACGAAGACAATCTCACATATCACACGCACTTGATGGGGATGTACATATCACATCGAACTATGTGAATGGGAATGACTACGAAGCTTGGAGAGATTCTACAGGGCGTTCTAGGATTCGGGGGGGACACGACTCTGAAGATTTACATGGGCAGTCCCCGTTAGGGTTGACTCGACCAACTTCCTTGCTAGTTGATGTAGACCAGTCTGCTAGTGCTACCAATGTCGTCTCTCATGCCCATCAAGGCATAGACTGGGGCTTGGATGATGACATTTTAGATATTGAGAAACTACTCTCAAGCGAGGGACTGCAATGGTTTACTGGGGCCGTTCTGTAGAGATGAACAAGTCAATCTTATTGTCACATGTTATAATGCTAGATTTTCCAGCCAAGTTTCTTATTATTTACAATAGTGTTACTACATTGCCAACCTCGTTCAAGGCACAGTTGAGTAAACCTTCTCGATTTTAGTTATCTTGTATCAGTCAAATGGCGTATTAACCAGCCCCATAGATAATAGTTCAGCTAGACTCAGGGCGGCGGCAATCTACAAGTGACTGTGCCGTCCGATAAGCCATCCCTCCACACATATCTTTCAGACCCACCACTCGGGACCGTCCGAATTGTTTCCGATGCCCTGCCAATGCGGGGTTATGCAGAGTTGAGTCATTTAGCTTGCTTGTCATAGACGGAaaatagaagtattaattCAAGTAACCGTCCCAGGACTCAATCCTACCAGCCAAAATAATCGCCTTGCCGTTATTTTTCCTCAGTGTAAAAGAACCTACGAAGGGCGCAACTGATCAGTAAATCATGGTGGAGCCATTCGACCTCGTTATTACTCACGGCGTATGTGTTACGGCCTCTGATGTAGGTGCCTACGATGTTGCGATTAAAGATGGCAAAATCGCCTTGCTGGCTGCATCAGGATCACTTGCTCAAACAGAGACACTGCAATTAATTGATGCTGAGGGAGCATACGTGACTGTAGGTCTCATTCTCGACTACCAAAGAAAGATATGCTTACCACAATGGGCAGCCTGGTGGCGTAGATTGCCatgttcatcttcaagagcCGGCCATGTTTGGGAATGGTTCCTCATCGGATACATTTGAAACGGGTTAGTCGTGCACCGCCCTCCAAGAAACCTACCTCGAAGAAACTGCGTTTTGACGCGAATCCAGGAACTCGATCCGCAATCGCTGGAGGTTCTACCACCATTGTTTGCTTCGCTCCTCAACAGAGACACGAGCCTTCACTTCTAAAACCTTTGGCTGACGCCCACAACAAGGCTCGAGGAAACACCTACTGCGACTATGGGTTCCATCTACTTGTCTCCAATCCCACCGAGACAGCTCTGTCCGAGCTTGGAATGCTCAAAGCCGAGGGTGTAACATCTCTCAAGATCTATATGACATACGAGGCACTCCAGCTCCGCGACGATCAAATCTTATCAGTTCTTCACCATGCTCGCAACAACCATATTCTCACCATGATCCATGCAGAGAATGGTGATATTCTTAACTGGCTGACATCTCAGCTTGAGGCTAACAAGCTCTTTGCGCCAAAATATCATGCGACATCGCGCCCGCCTGCGCTAGAAGCGGAGGCAACCAACCGTGCCATCGTGCTGTCATCTCTGATTGCCAATACACCTATATTGTTAGTGCATATTAGTGACCCAGGTGCAGCATATCGCATTCGACAAGCCCAGACTGCTGGCCAACCCGTCTTTGCTGAGACTTGCCCGCAGTATCTCTTTCTTACGCGTGACGATCTAGATGCGCCAGGCTTTGAGGGGGCTAAGTTCGTGTGCTCACCACCCCCACGGGATGAAGCATCACAGGATGTTATTTGGGAGGGACTACGAAATGGAACATTTACCCTTCTCAGCTCGGATCATTGTCCGTTCTCCTACGATGATATAgaaaagggcaagaaggctTGCATTACACCTGAACATCCAGTCGGAGAGTTCAGGCATATCCCCAATGGAATTCCTGGGGTAGAAACGAGACTCCCCCTAGTGTTTTCAGCTAATAGGCTACCCCTGACGAAGTTCGTGGAGGTGACATCAACAAATGCGGCAAAGTTGTATGGGCTATATCCGAAGAAGGGAGCAATTATACCTGGCCTGTCAGATGCAGATCTCGTGATTTGGTATCCGAATGACAAGCTGCCAGACGTGACAATTCGAAACGAAATGTTACACCACGCCAATGACTATACACCGTACG encodes:
- a CDS encoding probable uracil permease is translated as MKMPQVPRSKAAWKAVLTTNSADGTKSSAWINKDLAPTPPDARTWSWISLSSYWWGNAFNASQWSNGASLIAVGLNWHQALVSCIIANLISSSVALALGRPGARYHVGYPVLARSVFGMYGQFFFVWIRAVVATIWFGVQSYFGSQLLSVLLRCVFGDSWWHMTNHLPANAGITSRDLLAFFLFWIIEMPFLAVHPRKIKFLFAAESIICPLTCIGVFAWCVQYGGGIRMNSLSSTTEAKGGALGWAMLNGINSCLGVTSALLVNQPDLTRYTRRPKDAGWRQASSIFFSKTLIFFFGIGATAAVQGKFGHAYWNQWDLLNAILDRFWGPAARAGCFFASFGFALSVLGVNIGCNAIPFGADVTGLVPKLFTIVRGQICCGVLSLAIVPWKLLTSGSAFLIFLGSYNCFISPICAIIIVDYFFIKRGNIHTPSLFNPSKSSLYFYTCGWNLRALGCWVCSAVFGIPGLIGAYHPTWVAMAATHIYQTGWVICFTAAAVLYHAVNLVFRAEVLPYGQATSELAFEHLAATEGYLEDVLIQQVFSMMPEVQSLIAALGLSDPEAHNGDLEVYLRNSLIQAYQGAWSALTDYFSDPDILARVHIWQPSSLLKVRVSVWRLYAWLGINALLAVSGVLLLALQSRCRVKTVNGPVVASLMMDSSAVIDSDKTGLCNATDIGSGYGNAK
- a CDS encoding related to allantoinase; the encoded protein is MQEFDTILRNAHVNGSFVCDIGIKRGIIVAMGIGLVATEDTQTIDCNGAIVTPGGVDGHVHLSQDRSPRAKEAGYTSADTVDTGTRSAIAGGTTTVILFAEQSRGQSLKEQVGKYHELVNEQGSYADYGFHAIITDPTAKVLEQELPELAQSGIMSMKLFLTYKHMRISDRQVLSALQKARELGMVALVHAENGDLVDFFTEHLEAQGLTDPRFKAIAHPPEAEAEAVNRAITFSSVMDTPMLIVHVSVRQSMDVIRKAQSLLRPVFAETCPQYLLLGKENLDRDHFCGAKFVCSPPLRSDPKDIEEIWRGIINGTFTIFSSDHCPYRFHDSRGKKLGHSYSKNGEVQGVFTKIPNGLPGVETRLPLLFSEGVLKRQCIDVKRFVELTSENPAKLYGLYPRKGAIQIGSDADIVIWHTQDTFPPRKLVHSLHLHDGCDYSPYEGIEFLNWPRIVLVRGKVVFQDGYITGTKDYGQFLKRKTCALPYQRRMEKEWDVLRASM
- a CDS encoding related to transcription activator protein acu-15, whose protein sequence is MAEYGRPAKRPRVLVACQRCKSRRQKCDNSSPACSNCDKANVSCVYSNQAYPSSYVKRLEERVRQLEANEAAVQCSSTEVPNTRNLCSRPAGDFPTTVPSESPSSSRSPEITDVTSVADRSGQLALGLGVLSSCAGAEPHYFGFSAGLSLAHFVQVAIDTGENPVDVSLPQLADRPFSHQVPKPNTTLAEPPTYNAGASYIRAYLALVHPLYPFLDLDRLWQLHRSITKRRGRQESASPEQIDLTIMHLVYAIGSRCLQLLQKFSISSTVSEGHFLRAMEHIRQDLKFTSAKSIEVTLLLAIHSMRSPYGISVWHLAGLAIRQCLELGLHKQRLVDRQNVELDQYRKRLFWSAYIFERKTALVLGRPFALSDEEIDLPLPADMKDGNYATTQDDTRQNDPNHMSQYKTTLLFHRQHIQLYQIHSEIRLALLRMKKVPLKEDLRTTTSKLLQHLDQWKRQVLTTFREDISEASDNTRRLTDPFLEQDNADSESSSSETPQHQSLVNRPVEMEKNELLLEYHKARRSLLQPLMTENCHSCPFEIADYAACAESSGQICRLYRRLHRLSPVPFSLRDLHAVFLAGFTLLYCIRACPSIYSVERVGDVGACSTVLYVITEQWSSAKKYRDAFETIAEKMLDTVKGQNLGGQGNEGSSSQETHCATTVNRPRRRQSHISHALDGDVHITSNYVNGNDYEAWRDSTGRSRIRGGHDSEDLHGQSPLGLTRPTSLLVDVDQSASATNVVSHAHQGIDWGLDDDILDIEKLLSSEGLQWFTGAVL
- a CDS encoding DAL1-Allantoinase, which produces MVEPFDLVITHGVCVTASDVGAYDVAIKDGKIALLAASGSLAQTETLQLIDAEGAYVTPGGVDCHVHLQEPAMFGNGSSSDTFETGTRSAIAGGSTTIVCFAPQQRHEPSLLKPLADAHNKARGNTYCDYGFHLLVSNPTETALSELGMLKAEGVTSLKIYMTYEALQLRDDQILSVLHHARNNHILTMIHAENGDILNWLTSQLEANKLFAPKYHATSRPPALEAEATNRAIVLSSLIANTPILLVHISDPGAAYRIRQAQTAGQPVFAETCPQYLFLTRDDLDAPGFEGAKFVCSPPPRDEASQDVIWEGLRNGTFTLLSSDHCPFSYDDIEKGKKACITPEHPVGEFRHIPNGIPGVETRLPLVFSANRLPLTKFVEVTSTNAAKLYGLYPKKGAIIPGLSDADLVIWYPNDKLPDVTIRNEMLHHANDYTPYEGKTARNWPRYTILRGMVVWDNGKIVGKKGYGEFVQRQAGVLNDVWECVQEQGQFSVAYA